A stretch of Eleutherodactylus coqui strain aEleCoq1 chromosome 2, aEleCoq1.hap1, whole genome shotgun sequence DNA encodes these proteins:
- the FAN1 gene encoding fanconi-associated nuclease 1 isoform X2, translating to MSQNKTPEKKKSRLSLSKTRKGSPAKPSASPSIAALFKNAPPPKLSCPLCGEMVPRFGLNKHIDETCPKAKEENDDVVLVCETNSRQTTSTSPQVPPKPKTSPTKTKDKTDPSVQVHVNTEQASPYFGTNVSIREPPIDVEVVATVPLGSLASKLSRRYQTRKAKGDASQDMLHGNDCTNETSDPPEQGGPGYSDNMTLSSSSDSINSVHGITNLPTGEGVGLSPSGAKPGGQKLYVRLFQRKLNWIKVNKIEYTEIGSDLILFIEELSHHGFLQTDSDLEELSEALDLLSAPELKNLAKTFHLANPNAQKQQIVKEFLRLSRQRSIFNMSKNQSGIGASILKKAKDAAGRAVRLCKGPRAVFSRVLLLFSLTESMEVEEAASAGMTSLSTVFMVNVGHMKFPHYTVQRSTRIFRDREDLIRYESAMHKLIDIVVAMSNGNWKEAHLMIQSARGEWDQLKNEPTLRYHTELPLYLRCFTVGWVYTRILSRGVEILQRLHHYEEAVQLLQTLLSQHVYCPDSRGHWWDRLVLNLHQHLKLTQKAITCILEGLSDPYVRTGHQLSLYQRAERMRDSASCKKYRSMFNDLPEINVEDVPHVTIKGKMYPQTGMGKNVFLREDLTEEDGEEISLSTVMCSVEELALAHYRALGFDQGIHGEGSTFSTLYGLFMWDIIFMEGIPDVFRNSYQAFPLDLYTDSFYENRKDAIEDRLRLLQDSPTEVLQDMMAEVWTAHLGESAALVSWERFSSLQQAQGLVSCLGGPILSEICRKMSKDIRHCRGGLPDLVVWSVQKKMFKLVEVKGPNDRLSHKQIVWLHELKKMGAAVEVCHVISIGAKSNRLN from the exons ATGTCACAAAACAAGACTCCTGAAAAGAAAAAGTCACGTCTCTCCTTATCGAAAACTAGAAAAGGATCGCCAGCAAAACCTTCAGCATCTCCGTCAATTGCTGCTCTCTTCAAGAATGCACCTCCACCAAAACTTTCCTGTCCCCTCTGTGGCGAGATGGTACCAAGGTTTGGTTTAAACAAGCACATTGATGAGACCTGTCCCAAAGCAAAGGAAGAGAATGATGATGTTGTACTGGTTTGTGAAACAAATTCACGACAGACCACCTCTACAAGTCCTCAAGTGCCACCAAAACCTAAGACCTCACCAACCAAAACTAAGGATAAAACCGATCCAAGCGTCCAGGTCCATGTGAATACTGAACAAGCTAGCCCCTACTTTGGAACAAATGTCTCCATTAGAGAACCCCCTATAGATGTAGAGGTTGTGGCCACTGTACCGCTGGGAAGTCTTGCATCCAAACTATCCAGGAGATATCAGACTCGGAAAGCTAAGGGTGATGCAAGCCAAGACATGTTACATGGTAATGACTGCACAAACGAGACCTCAGACCCACCAGAGCAAGGAGGCCCTGGCTACTCTGACAACATGACTTTGTCCTCAAGCTCTGACAGTATTAATAGTGTACATGGAATTACTAATCTGCCAACTGGAGAAGGAGTTGGATTATCACCTTCTGGTGCCAAAC CTGGAGGACAAAAGCTGTACGTTCGGCTCTTCCAACGCAAGCTGAACTGGATAAAGGTGAACAAGATAGAATATACGGAAATAGGCTCCGATCTGATCCTATTCATTGAAGAACTGAGTCACCATGGTTTTCTGCAAACAG ACAGTGACTTAGAAGAACTTTCTGAAGCGCTCGACCTTCTGTCTGCACCAGAGCTAAAGAACTTAGCGAAGACTTTTCATTTGGCAAATCCAAACGCCCAAAAGCAACAGATTGTCAAAGAATTCCTTCGACTTTCCCGACAACGTTCAATCTTCAATATGAGCAAGAATCAGTCTGGCATTGGTGCCTCTATTCTTAAAAA AGCAAAAGATGCTGCCGGGAGAGCCGTGCGGCTGTGCAAAGGTCCCAGGGCGGTATTTTCTAGAGTTCTGCTCTTGTTCTCTCTGACCGAGTCCATGGAAGTAGAAGAAGCTGCTAGTGCAGGAATGACCTCGCTCTCCACAGTGTTCATGGTTAATGTGGGGCATATGAAATTCCCACATTACACTGTGCAAAGGAGTACTAGGATATTCCGGGACAGAGAAGACCTTATCAG ATACGAATCTGCAATGCACAAGCTGATAGATATCGTTGTCGCTATGAGCAATGGCAACTGGAAAGAAGCACATTTGATGATTCAGAGTGCCAGAGGGGAGTGGGATCAGCTGAAGAACGAGCCAACTTTAAG GTACCATACAGAGCTGCCATTATACCTGCGCTGTTTTACTGTAGGCTGGGTGTATACAAGGATCCTATCACGAGGAGTAGAAATCCTGCAGAGACTCCATCATTACGAG GAAGCTGTTCAGTTACTACAAACCCTTTTGTCCCAACATGTTTACTGCCCAGACAGTAGGGGGCACTGGTGGGATCGACTTGTACTGAATTTACACCAGCATTTGAAGCTCACTCAGAAG GCAATTACCTGTATTCTGGAGGGCTTGTCAGATCCCTATGTACGAACAGGTCATCAGCTGTCTCTGTACCAACGAGCGGAGAGAATGAGGGACTCTGCAAGCTGTAAGAAGTATCGCAGTATGTTCAATGACCTTCCCGAGATCAATGTAGAAGATGTCCCACAT GTTACCATCAAAGGCAAGATGTATCCCCAAACTGGTATGGGAAAAAATGTATTCCTGAGGGAGGACTTGACCGAGGAGGATGGAGAAGAAATATCCCTGTCCACCGTCATGTGTTCAGTTGAAGAGCTGGCCTTGGCACATTATCGAGCTCTTGGCTTTGACCAAG GAATTCATGGAGAAGGGTCGACATTCAGCACGTTGTATGGCTTGTTCATGTGGGATATAATCTTTATGGAGGGTATCCCTGACGTCTTCAGAAATTCCTATCAG GCATTTCCCTTGGATCTTTACACAGACAGTTTTTATGAGAATAGAAAGGATGCCATAGAAGACCGTCtccggctgctgcaggactcTCCTACGGAGGTTCTGCAAGACATGATGGCTGAAGTGTGGACTGCACATCTAGGAGAATCGGCAGCACTAGTCAGTTGGGAACGTTTCTCCTCTCTACAACAGGCTCAG GGCCTGGTGTCCTGTCTCGGTGGGCCAATATTAAgtgaaatatgcaggaaaatgtcCAAAGATATTCGGCACTGTAGAGGAGGACTCCCTGATCTAGTGGTGTGGAGCGTCCAGAAGAAAATGTTTAAG
- the FAN1 gene encoding fanconi-associated nuclease 1 isoform X1, giving the protein MSQNKTPEKKKSRLSLSKTRKGSPAKPSASPSIAALFKNAPPPKLSCPLCGEMVPRFGLNKHIDETCPKAKEENDDVVLVCETNSRQTTSTSPQVPPKPKTSPTKTKDKTDPSVQVHVNTEQASPYFGTNVSIREPPIDVEVVATVPLGSLASKLSRRYQTRKAKGDASQDMLHGNDCTNETSDPPEQGGPGYSDNMTLSSSSDSINSVHGITNLPTGEGVGLSPSGAKRKSSEQLDCVTDKDIDSSRLGPGDGFFGLTSNSKKMKCGHSLETNSNISVENQEGGDHVNVSSTEDGNNLFGKDDIVLDEFLKTFSETESQVEVSDGGTKEPASELSIPPYYLRNFLMVLQAIMENEEDMSLFSEEDTVTLTTFCQLSAGGQKLYVRLFQRKLNWIKVNKIEYTEIGSDLILFIEELSHHGFLQTDSDLEELSEALDLLSAPELKNLAKTFHLANPNAQKQQIVKEFLRLSRQRSIFNMSKNQSGIGASILKKAKDAAGRAVRLCKGPRAVFSRVLLLFSLTESMEVEEAASAGMTSLSTVFMVNVGHMKFPHYTVQRSTRIFRDREDLIRYESAMHKLIDIVVAMSNGNWKEAHLMIQSARGEWDQLKNEPTLRYHTELPLYLRCFTVGWVYTRILSRGVEILQRLHHYEEAVQLLQTLLSQHVYCPDSRGHWWDRLVLNLHQHLKLTQKAITCILEGLSDPYVRTGHQLSLYQRAERMRDSASCKKYRSMFNDLPEINVEDVPHVTIKGKMYPQTGMGKNVFLREDLTEEDGEEISLSTVMCSVEELALAHYRALGFDQGIHGEGSTFSTLYGLFMWDIIFMEGIPDVFRNSYQAFPLDLYTDSFYENRKDAIEDRLRLLQDSPTEVLQDMMAEVWTAHLGESAALVSWERFSSLQQAQGLVSCLGGPILSEICRKMSKDIRHCRGGLPDLVVWSVQKKMFKLVEVKGPNDRLSHKQIVWLHELKKMGAAVEVCHVISIGAKSNRLN; this is encoded by the exons ATGTCACAAAACAAGACTCCTGAAAAGAAAAAGTCACGTCTCTCCTTATCGAAAACTAGAAAAGGATCGCCAGCAAAACCTTCAGCATCTCCGTCAATTGCTGCTCTCTTCAAGAATGCACCTCCACCAAAACTTTCCTGTCCCCTCTGTGGCGAGATGGTACCAAGGTTTGGTTTAAACAAGCACATTGATGAGACCTGTCCCAAAGCAAAGGAAGAGAATGATGATGTTGTACTGGTTTGTGAAACAAATTCACGACAGACCACCTCTACAAGTCCTCAAGTGCCACCAAAACCTAAGACCTCACCAACCAAAACTAAGGATAAAACCGATCCAAGCGTCCAGGTCCATGTGAATACTGAACAAGCTAGCCCCTACTTTGGAACAAATGTCTCCATTAGAGAACCCCCTATAGATGTAGAGGTTGTGGCCACTGTACCGCTGGGAAGTCTTGCATCCAAACTATCCAGGAGATATCAGACTCGGAAAGCTAAGGGTGATGCAAGCCAAGACATGTTACATGGTAATGACTGCACAAACGAGACCTCAGACCCACCAGAGCAAGGAGGCCCTGGCTACTCTGACAACATGACTTTGTCCTCAAGCTCTGACAGTATTAATAGTGTACATGGAATTACTAATCTGCCAACTGGAGAAGGAGTTGGATTATCACCTTCTGGTGCCAAACGTAAGTCTTCAGAGCAGTTGGACTGTGTAACAGATAAGGACATTGACTCTTCAAGACTTGGGCCTGGTGATGGCTTCTTTGGCCTAACCAGCAATTCTAAAAAAATGAAATGCGGCCATTCTTTGGAAACCAATTCTAATATTTCTGTTGAGAACCAGGAGGGTGGAGATCATGTAAATGTGAGTTCTACGGAGGACGGCAATAACCTTTTTGGGAAAGATGATATTGTACTTGATGAATTTCTTAAAACATTCAGTGAAACGGAGAGTCAAGTTGAAGTGAGTgatgggggcacaaaggaaccTGCGTCTGAGCTCAGCATACCACCCTACTACCTGAGGAACTTCCTAATGGTGCTGCAGGCCATCATGGAGAATGAGGAAGATATGAGTCTATTCAGTGAAGAGGATACTGTAACTTTAACAACATTTTGTCAGCTGTCCG CTGGAGGACAAAAGCTGTACGTTCGGCTCTTCCAACGCAAGCTGAACTGGATAAAGGTGAACAAGATAGAATATACGGAAATAGGCTCCGATCTGATCCTATTCATTGAAGAACTGAGTCACCATGGTTTTCTGCAAACAG ACAGTGACTTAGAAGAACTTTCTGAAGCGCTCGACCTTCTGTCTGCACCAGAGCTAAAGAACTTAGCGAAGACTTTTCATTTGGCAAATCCAAACGCCCAAAAGCAACAGATTGTCAAAGAATTCCTTCGACTTTCCCGACAACGTTCAATCTTCAATATGAGCAAGAATCAGTCTGGCATTGGTGCCTCTATTCTTAAAAA AGCAAAAGATGCTGCCGGGAGAGCCGTGCGGCTGTGCAAAGGTCCCAGGGCGGTATTTTCTAGAGTTCTGCTCTTGTTCTCTCTGACCGAGTCCATGGAAGTAGAAGAAGCTGCTAGTGCAGGAATGACCTCGCTCTCCACAGTGTTCATGGTTAATGTGGGGCATATGAAATTCCCACATTACACTGTGCAAAGGAGTACTAGGATATTCCGGGACAGAGAAGACCTTATCAG ATACGAATCTGCAATGCACAAGCTGATAGATATCGTTGTCGCTATGAGCAATGGCAACTGGAAAGAAGCACATTTGATGATTCAGAGTGCCAGAGGGGAGTGGGATCAGCTGAAGAACGAGCCAACTTTAAG GTACCATACAGAGCTGCCATTATACCTGCGCTGTTTTACTGTAGGCTGGGTGTATACAAGGATCCTATCACGAGGAGTAGAAATCCTGCAGAGACTCCATCATTACGAG GAAGCTGTTCAGTTACTACAAACCCTTTTGTCCCAACATGTTTACTGCCCAGACAGTAGGGGGCACTGGTGGGATCGACTTGTACTGAATTTACACCAGCATTTGAAGCTCACTCAGAAG GCAATTACCTGTATTCTGGAGGGCTTGTCAGATCCCTATGTACGAACAGGTCATCAGCTGTCTCTGTACCAACGAGCGGAGAGAATGAGGGACTCTGCAAGCTGTAAGAAGTATCGCAGTATGTTCAATGACCTTCCCGAGATCAATGTAGAAGATGTCCCACAT GTTACCATCAAAGGCAAGATGTATCCCCAAACTGGTATGGGAAAAAATGTATTCCTGAGGGAGGACTTGACCGAGGAGGATGGAGAAGAAATATCCCTGTCCACCGTCATGTGTTCAGTTGAAGAGCTGGCCTTGGCACATTATCGAGCTCTTGGCTTTGACCAAG GAATTCATGGAGAAGGGTCGACATTCAGCACGTTGTATGGCTTGTTCATGTGGGATATAATCTTTATGGAGGGTATCCCTGACGTCTTCAGAAATTCCTATCAG GCATTTCCCTTGGATCTTTACACAGACAGTTTTTATGAGAATAGAAAGGATGCCATAGAAGACCGTCtccggctgctgcaggactcTCCTACGGAGGTTCTGCAAGACATGATGGCTGAAGTGTGGACTGCACATCTAGGAGAATCGGCAGCACTAGTCAGTTGGGAACGTTTCTCCTCTCTACAACAGGCTCAG GGCCTGGTGTCCTGTCTCGGTGGGCCAATATTAAgtgaaatatgcaggaaaatgtcCAAAGATATTCGGCACTGTAGAGGAGGACTCCCTGATCTAGTGGTGTGGAGCGTCCAGAAGAAAATGTTTAAG
- the GTF2A2 gene encoding transcription initiation factor IIA subunit 2: MAYQLYRNTTLGNSLQESLDELIQSQQINPQLALQVLLQFDKAINSALAHRVRNRVNFRGSLNTYRFCDNVWTFVLNDVEFREVTDLVKVDKVKIVACDGKNTGSNTAE, translated from the exons ATGGCGTATCAGCTCTATAGGAATACCACTCTGGGCAACAGTCTGCAGGAGAGCCTGGACGAGCTAATACAG TCTCAGCAAATCAACCCACAGCTTGCTCTGCAAGTCCTGCTACAGTTTGACAAGGCAATCAATTCAGCATTGGCACACCGGGTCAGAAACAGAGTCAACTTCAGG GGATCATTAAATACGTACCGATTCTGCGACAATGTCTGGACCTTTGTTCTGAACGATGTGGAGTTCAGAGAAGTCACTGATCTGGTGAAAGTGGACAAAGTAAAAATTGTAGCCTGTGATGGAAAAA ATACTGGTTCGAACACGGCAGAGTGA
- the MPHOSPH10 gene encoding U3 small nucleolar ribonucleoprotein protein MPP10 — translation MAAELRPGPWRCLGALEAVDAHPERLLSVQEGLASDFTALTKALYDLHKADGALRVGSPLNELVIENFDEEQIWQQLELQNSAILGHFKKAVGQTMRDEDISIFHQSEEEEEEEEEEEEVSEIDQEEEVSEAPIKNVQHQNKGEKGKQSLAKNGKKATVERYSDDDSDMDFDIDKLEKEQKKTPIKKAVKKPTKKSIVDDKFFKLADMEAFLEAVEKEDEGKNEDDDEELDYFEEVDSFDEDDEIQFNNIRKADKSSRNLQYKDFFDPVEDDENGTEGERSGQEDNDPKDEDDEEEMEEGADEEEDIADQDYDDDLGEEEDDEHVMEETEESKKAKESFKRVTFDLSDGSEGEDVSDILGGGKKSKGNQEPSVVKSSFEKREEKMAEKIQALQKQMLDEKSWQLGGEVTAQKRPENSLLNESLVFDHASRMAPVITEETTLQLEDIIKQRIKDQVWDDVVRKEKPKEDAIEYKKKLTLDHDKSKLSLAEIYEQEYLKLNQKKKEEEEDPRHVEITKFMDTLFLKLDALSNFHFTPKPMIPEIKVVSNAPAISMEDVAPVGVSEAVLLAPEEIKEKNKAGDIKTNAEKTVTDKKRERRKKKLIKKIKIKEKEKRQKLSAKIREEKGKRRSRQDAEASVKKLAKQGKATMLKDEGKDKALKSSQAFFLQLQDQVKLQIKGAKTAQKKPKKTNELSAHKLKL, via the exons ATGGCAGCGGAGTTGAGGCCGGGGCCCTGGCGGTGTCTAGGGGCGCTGGAGGCGGTGGACGCCCACCCCGAGCGGCTGCTGAG TGTTCAGGAAGGACTGGCCTCTGACTTCACGGCTCTAACCAAAGCGCTGTATGACTTGCATAAAGCCGATGGCGCTCTTCGGGTGGGGAGTCCTCTGAATGAACTGGTCATCGAAAACTTTGATGAAGAGCAAATCTGGCAGCAGCTTGAGCTTCAGAACAGTGCAATTCTTGGCCACTTCAAGAAGGCCGTCGGCCAGACTATGAGAGACGAGGACATATCTATTTTCCATCagtcagaggaagaagaagaagaggaggaggaggaagaagaagtatCTGAGATTGACCAGGAGGAAGAAGTTTCAGAAGCTCCAATAAAAAATGTTCAGCATCAAAATAAAGGGGAAAAGGGTAAACAGTCACTTGCTAAAAACGGCAAAAAGGCGACAGTAGAAAGGTACAGCGACGATGACTCGGACATGGACTTTGATATTGACAAGCTGGAAAAAGAACAGAAGAAAACTCCCAttaaaaaagctgtaaaaaaacctacaaaaaaatccatagtggatgacaagttctttAAATTGGCAGACATGGAAGCTTTTTTGGAGGCAGTTGAGAAGGAAGATGAGGGGAAAAatgaagatgatgatgaagaGTTGGATTATTTTGAAGAAGTTGACTCGtttgatgaggatgatgagattcAGTTCAATAACATAAGAAAG GCTGATAAAAGTTCAAGAAACCTTCAGTATAAAGATTTTTTTGACCCTGTTGAAGATGATGAGAATGGCACAGAAGGAGAGCGGAGCGGTCAGGAGGACAACGACCCTAAAGATGAGGATGATGAAGAGGAAATGGAGGAAGGTGCTGATGAGGAAGAGGACATTGCTGACCA AGACTATGATGATGATCTTggcgaggaggaggatgatgagcaTGTGATGGAGGAAACTGAGGAGAGTAAGAAAGCCAAGGAGTCTTTCAAGCGGGTGACGTTTGACCTGTCTGATGGCAGTGAAGGAGAAGATGTTTCTGATATACTTGGTGGTGGAAAGAAGAGTAAAGGAAACCAGGAACCAAGTGTAGTAAAATCATCCTTTGAAAAGAGGGAAGAGAAG ATGGCGGAGAAGATTCAAGCTCTGCAAAAACAAATGTTGGATGAGAAATCTTGGCAGCTGGGAGGAGAGGTGACGGCGCAGAAGAGGCCAGAGAACAGTCTTTTGAATGAGTCCTTGGTTTTTGACCATGCCTCCAGAATGG CACCCGTAATCACAGAAGAGACAACGCTGCAACTGGAAGACATCATCAAACAAAGAATAAAAGACCAG GTGTGGGATGATGTGGTGCGCAAGGAGAAGCCGAAGGAGGATGCCATTGAGTACAAGAAGAAACTCACCTTGGACCATGATAAGAGCAAACTGAGTCTTGCCGAAATTTATGAACAGGAGTATTTAAAACTCAACCAG aaaaaaaaagaggaggaagaagacccGAGGCACGTAGAAATTACGAAATTTATGGACACGCTTTTCCTGAAACTTGATGCTCTATCAAACTTCCATTTTACACCCAAACCG ATGATTCCAGAAATAAAAGTGGTTTCCAATGCCCCTGCAATTAGTATGGAGGACGTGGCCCCAGTAGGAGTGAGCGAGGCcgttctcctggctcctgaagaaATCAAG GAAAAGAACAAAGCTGGAGACATTAAGACAAATGCTGAAAAGACGGTCACAGACAAGAAGCgtgagaggaggaagaagaagcttataaagaagattaaaataaaagaaaaggaGAAGAGGCAGAAACTGTCGGCAAAGATAAGGGAAGAAAAGGGAAAGCGAAGAAGCAGGCAAGATGCAGAAGCTAGTGTGAAGAAACTTGCCAAGCAAGGAAAAGCCACGATGCTGAAG GATGAAGGCAAGGATAAAGCCTTGAAGTCTTCTCAGGCGTTCTTCTTGCAGCTTCAGGATCAAGTCAAATTACAGATCAAAGGTGCCAAGACTGCACAGAAGAAACCAAAGAAAACTAATGAACTTTCTGCACATAAACTGAAGCTATAG